Proteins from a single region of Nocardiopsis dassonvillei subsp. dassonvillei DSM 43111:
- a CDS encoding Uma2 family endonuclease encodes MDLPTLAESLELPDGYRTEIINGSIIVSPTPTYRHARAVRKLERVLSHVEEEGLDMLQTATVEVSGTGDRYVPDLLVIPTALAEGEGWDGPEWIRPAEALELAVEVVSPSSALHDWQAKARGYARAGVPLYLVVDPRRSEVALFSDPKGDEYQEVARAVRGGSVNLPKPFDVEIEASALLT; translated from the coding sequence ATGGACCTCCCGACGCTGGCTGAAAGCCTCGAACTCCCGGATGGTTACCGCACGGAGATCATCAACGGGAGCATTATCGTGTCGCCGACACCGACCTACCGGCACGCCAGGGCTGTTAGGAAGCTTGAAAGGGTTCTCTCTCACGTAGAGGAAGAGGGGCTCGACATGCTGCAGACGGCGACGGTGGAAGTCAGTGGGACCGGGGACCGCTACGTTCCCGATCTCCTGGTTATACCGACGGCTCTGGCCGAGGGCGAGGGGTGGGACGGTCCGGAGTGGATTCGGCCGGCAGAGGCGTTGGAGCTCGCGGTGGAGGTCGTCTCTCCGAGCAGTGCCCTCCACGACTGGCAGGCCAAGGCACGGGGGTACGCCAGAGCCGGAGTACCCCTCTACTTGGTCGTCGACCCCCGCAGGAGTGAGGTCGCGCTCTTCTCCGACCCCAAGGGCGACGAGTACCAGGAGGTCGCTCGCGCCGTACGGGGGGGATCGGTGAACCTCCCCAAACCCTTCGACGTCGAGATCGAGGCCTCCGCGCTGCTCACGTGA
- a CDS encoding D-alanine--D-alanine ligase family protein — MSSEQRKIRVAVVFGGRSSEHEISCVTAGSVLSVVDHDRYEIVPVGITRTGNWVLTSGDPESLRIDAGTRALPSVSEDGVDLALPFDSAGQLMVVDPVKGPERLAGVDVVLPLLHGPFGEDGTIQGLFEMMGVRYAGAGVFSSSASMDKVFMKAMLRGNGIPTSDFVAITDRQWRTERKRVLDDVAELGATVFVKPARAGSSVGISKVEDSSDADAVVAAVEAAREHDPKVLVEAQVVGREVECGVLESEDGGTPDVSLPAEVHVADGFDFYDFEAKYLSTSSLTIPAELPEEATARLRALAAEVFEAMGCEGLARVDFFYTEDGDILVNELNTMPGFTPASAFPQMWAATGVDYAALVERMISTALRRAPGLR, encoded by the coding sequence ATGTCGTCCGAACAGCGCAAGATTCGGGTGGCCGTCGTCTTCGGCGGGCGTAGCTCCGAACACGAGATCTCCTGCGTCACCGCGGGCAGCGTGCTGTCCGTCGTCGACCACGACCGCTACGAGATCGTGCCGGTCGGTATCACCCGTACGGGCAACTGGGTGCTGACCTCGGGCGACCCCGAGAGCCTGCGCATCGACGCGGGCACCCGAGCGCTGCCGTCGGTGTCCGAGGACGGCGTCGACCTCGCGCTGCCCTTCGACTCGGCGGGCCAGCTGATGGTCGTGGACCCGGTCAAGGGCCCCGAGCGCCTGGCCGGGGTGGACGTGGTGCTGCCGCTGCTGCACGGCCCCTTCGGCGAGGACGGCACCATCCAGGGGCTGTTCGAGATGATGGGCGTGCGCTACGCCGGGGCCGGGGTGTTCTCCAGCTCCGCCTCCATGGACAAGGTCTTCATGAAGGCCATGCTGCGCGGCAACGGCATCCCCACCAGCGACTTCGTGGCCATCACCGACCGCCAGTGGCGCACCGAGCGCAAGAGGGTGCTGGACGACGTGGCCGAGCTGGGCGCCACCGTGTTCGTCAAGCCCGCCCGCGCGGGCAGCAGCGTCGGCATCAGCAAGGTGGAGGACTCCTCCGACGCCGACGCGGTGGTCGCCGCGGTCGAGGCCGCCCGCGAGCACGACCCCAAGGTCCTGGTGGAGGCCCAGGTCGTGGGCCGCGAGGTGGAGTGCGGCGTGCTGGAGTCCGAGGACGGCGGCACGCCCGACGTGTCCCTCCCGGCCGAGGTGCACGTCGCCGACGGCTTCGACTTCTACGACTTCGAGGCCAAGTACCTGTCCACGAGCAGCCTGACCATCCCGGCCGAGCTCCCCGAGGAGGCCACGGCGCGTCTGCGCGCGCTGGCCGCCGAGGTGTTCGAGGCGATGGGGTGCGAGGGCCTGGCCCGAGTGGACTTCTTCTACACCGAGGACGGCGACATCCTCGTCAACGAGCTCAACACCATGCCCGGCTTCACCCCGGCGTCGGCCTTCCCGCAGATGTGGGCCGCCACCGGCGTGGACTACGCGGCCCTGGTGGAGCGGATGATCTCCACGGCGCTGCGCCGCGCCCCCGGCCTGCGGTAG
- a CDS encoding EI24 domain-containing protein produces MANPVREFLGGVGALLRGFTLLLRKPRLFLLGALPALITSLVFLALFVLLVVNLTDLADWATPFADGWDPLWQGLLRGAVSVAVLAGSLLLMVVLFTTVTLTLGGPIYDKVTELVEKELGNDPGELDEPLMASMWRAVRQSLAIVAVSLLVTVFVFAIGFIPLVGQVVGPVLAAVLGGWLLAVELLASAFDRRGLTTIRERRRHMGTRRARVLGYAVPTYFLLAIPFLAVVVFPAATAGAVLLTRELVPTPPYRPDPKGPLPGPGAPDGQLPGGPFPGGHGQG; encoded by the coding sequence GTGGCCAATCCTGTTCGTGAGTTCCTCGGTGGCGTCGGCGCCCTCCTGCGCGGCTTCACCCTGCTGTTGCGTAAACCGCGCCTGTTCCTGCTCGGCGCCCTTCCCGCCCTGATCACGTCACTGGTGTTCCTGGCGTTGTTCGTGCTCCTGGTGGTGAACCTGACCGACCTGGCCGACTGGGCGACGCCCTTCGCCGACGGCTGGGACCCCCTGTGGCAGGGACTGCTGCGCGGCGCCGTGTCCGTGGCGGTCCTGGCCGGGTCCCTCCTGCTGATGGTGGTGCTGTTCACGACGGTCACGCTGACCCTGGGCGGACCGATCTACGACAAGGTCACCGAACTGGTCGAGAAGGAGCTGGGCAACGACCCCGGCGAGCTCGACGAGCCGCTGATGGCGTCGATGTGGCGGGCCGTCCGGCAGTCGCTGGCGATCGTGGCGGTGTCCCTGCTGGTGACGGTGTTCGTGTTCGCGATCGGTTTCATCCCGCTGGTGGGCCAGGTGGTCGGTCCGGTGCTGGCCGCCGTGCTGGGCGGGTGGCTGCTGGCGGTCGAGCTGCTGGCGAGCGCGTTCGACCGGCGCGGGCTGACGACCATCCGCGAGCGGCGCCGGCACATGGGCACGCGGCGGGCGCGGGTGCTGGGCTACGCGGTGCCGACGTACTTCCTGTTGGCGATCCCGTTCCTGGCGGTCGTGGTCTTCCCCGCCGCCACCGCGGGCGCGGTGCTCCTCACCCGCGAGCTGGTCCCCACCCCGCCGTACCGGCCGGACCCCAAGGGCCCTCTGCCGGGACCGGGCGCTCCGGACGGGCAGCTTCCCGGCGGGCCCTTCCCCGGCGGACACGGTCAGGGCTGA
- the cofC gene encoding 2-phospho-L-lactate guanylyltransferase, with protein MTGCGEQGGAPRPGARWSLVVPVKRLGRAKTRLAPVAGGRREDLALAIACDTVAAARACPGVAAVFAVTEDARAGAELARLGAVVVGGEPGTGLNPALEHGAAFARRRLPGLGVCALSADLPALRPEELERVLAAAAGHGRSFLADAPGVGTTLFAAAPGHPFTPAFEGPSRVRHLSGGVRELVVPDVASVRRDVDTFEDLRAAVALGVGPRTRGLWELVDGGLCPQNAP; from the coding sequence GTGACCGGCTGTGGAGAACAGGGCGGGGCGCCGCGGCCCGGGGCGCGCTGGTCCCTGGTCGTCCCGGTGAAGCGCCTCGGCCGCGCCAAGACGCGGCTGGCCCCGGTCGCGGGGGGCCGCCGCGAGGACCTGGCGCTGGCCATCGCCTGCGACACGGTGGCCGCGGCGCGGGCCTGCCCCGGGGTGGCGGCGGTGTTCGCGGTGACCGAGGACGCGCGCGCGGGCGCCGAACTGGCCCGGTTGGGCGCGGTCGTGGTGGGCGGAGAGCCCGGCACGGGGCTGAACCCGGCGCTGGAGCACGGGGCGGCCTTCGCGCGGCGGCGTCTGCCCGGGCTCGGGGTGTGCGCCCTGTCCGCCGACCTGCCCGCGCTGCGTCCCGAGGAACTGGAGCGGGTCCTGGCCGCGGCGGCCGGGCACGGCCGCTCCTTCCTGGCGGATGCTCCCGGTGTGGGCACGACGCTGTTCGCCGCCGCGCCCGGGCACCCGTTCACCCCGGCCTTCGAGGGGCCCTCGCGGGTCCGCCACCTGTCCGGGGGCGTCAGGGAGCTGGTGGTGCCGGACGTGGCGTCGGTGCGGCGCGACGTGGACACGTTCGAGGACCTGCGCGCCGCGGTGGCGCTGGGCGTGGGCCCCAGGACGCGCGGGCTGTGGGAGCTCGTGGACGGCGGCCTGTGTCCGCAGAACGCGCCCTGA
- the cydC gene encoding thiol reductant ABC exporter subunit CydC, translating into MSADTAAPDTLRVPGRERRRDPLLRMTALARPRGGRFALGVLLGAAATGAAVALLGVAAWMLATAADHPPITALGVAVVATRALGVGRGVARYLERLVTHDAAFRTLAEVRVRVYERLARTEPFGRFRSGDLVSRLVNDTEATLDLLVRGLTPPLVSVVTGGVTVLVLTALYVPGGLLLAAGLLLAGLAVPLAAAALGREPGRRQARARGELSTTLVDTLHGAPDLVAYGAMDQQVARVYAADEELTRLARRDSAILGLGAGASALITGLTVWGALFLGVAAVAGGTLDAVSLAVLVLVTLAAFEIVAPLPAVAARLGAIRASGARLFGVLDTPPAVAAPTRTGLDPHGDATVRVRDLRVRYGPGEPWALDGVDLEIPAGWTVAVIGPSGAGKSTLASVLLRFRDPDGGLVEIGGEDVTSYPADEVRGVVSGVPQDPHVFASTLRENLRLARPGAEDEELWEALRRARLADEVTAMPEGLDTRVGTHGLGLSGGMVQRLALARALLAAPRVLVLDEPTAHLDPDTRDAVVEDLLAAAEGYSTLLVTHDLTGLDRVDQIYVVRDGRVIQQGTHEELSRQEGWYRDVSTD; encoded by the coding sequence ATGAGCGCCGACACCGCCGCCCCCGACACGCTCCGGGTGCCCGGGCGCGAACGCCGCCGCGACCCGCTGCTGCGGATGACGGCACTGGCCCGGCCCCGCGGGGGCCGCTTCGCGCTCGGCGTGCTGCTGGGCGCCGCAGCGACCGGCGCGGCCGTGGCCCTGCTGGGCGTGGCCGCGTGGATGCTGGCCACCGCCGCCGACCACCCGCCCATCACCGCGCTGGGCGTGGCCGTGGTCGCCACCCGCGCGCTGGGCGTGGGCCGCGGAGTGGCCCGCTACCTGGAGCGGCTGGTCACCCACGACGCCGCGTTCCGCACGCTGGCCGAGGTCAGGGTGCGGGTGTACGAGCGGCTCGCCAGGACCGAGCCGTTCGGCCGCTTCCGGTCCGGCGACCTGGTGTCCCGACTGGTCAACGACACCGAGGCCACCCTGGACCTGCTGGTGCGCGGCCTGACGCCGCCCCTGGTCTCGGTGGTGACGGGCGGTGTCACGGTGCTGGTCCTGACCGCGCTGTACGTCCCGGGAGGGCTGCTGCTGGCGGCGGGCCTGCTACTGGCGGGGCTGGCGGTGCCGCTGGCCGCGGCCGCGCTGGGCCGGGAACCGGGCAGGCGCCAGGCCAGAGCGCGCGGGGAGCTGTCGACGACCCTGGTGGACACCCTGCACGGGGCGCCCGACCTGGTCGCCTACGGCGCCATGGACCAGCAGGTGGCGCGGGTGTACGCGGCCGACGAGGAGCTGACCCGGCTGGCGCGCAGGGACTCCGCGATCCTGGGGCTGGGCGCCGGGGCGAGCGCGCTGATCACCGGGCTGACCGTGTGGGGCGCGCTGTTCCTGGGTGTGGCCGCCGTGGCGGGCGGGACGCTGGACGCGGTGTCTCTGGCGGTGCTGGTGCTGGTGACGCTGGCGGCGTTCGAGATCGTGGCGCCGCTGCCCGCCGTGGCGGCAAGGCTGGGGGCGATCCGGGCGAGCGGCGCCAGGCTGTTCGGGGTCCTGGACACCCCGCCCGCGGTCGCCGCGCCCACGCGCACGGGCCTGGACCCGCACGGGGACGCGACGGTGCGGGTACGGGACCTGCGGGTGCGCTACGGACCCGGCGAACCGTGGGCGCTGGACGGGGTGGACCTGGAGATCCCCGCCGGATGGACGGTGGCGGTGATCGGCCCCAGCGGCGCGGGCAAGAGCACGCTGGCTTCGGTGCTGCTGCGGTTCCGCGATCCGGACGGCGGCCTGGTGGAGATCGGCGGGGAGGACGTCACGTCCTACCCGGCCGACGAGGTGCGCGGGGTGGTGTCGGGGGTGCCGCAGGACCCGCACGTGTTCGCCTCGACGCTGCGGGAGAACCTGCGGCTGGCCCGGCCCGGCGCGGAGGACGAGGAGCTGTGGGAGGCACTGCGGCGCGCGCGGCTGGCCGACGAGGTGACGGCGATGCCCGAGGGGCTGGACACGCGGGTGGGCACGCACGGCCTGGGCCTGAGCGGCGGGATGGTGCAGCGGCTGGCACTGGCCCGCGCCCTGCTGGCGGCGCCCCGGGTGCTGGTGCTGGACGAGCCGACCGCCCACCTGGACCCGGACACGCGCGACGCGGTGGTGGAGGACCTGCTGGCCGCGGCCGAGGGGTACTCCACCCTGCTGGTCACGCACGACCTGACGGGCCTGGACCGTGTGGACCAGATCTACGTGGTGCGCGACGGCCGGGTGATCCAGCAGGGCACGCACGAGGAGCTGTCCCGGCAGGAGGGCTGGTACCGCGACGTCAGCACGGACTGA
- a CDS encoding lysophospholipid acyltransferase family protein, with protein sequence MAKQRESRWVKAVVSRIVRFVLWFVTKPDWRGTEHVPAKGGAIIALNHLSLADPLTVAHFLYIGARRWPTFTMKEGVMRIPVVSAVARSTGQIPVKRGSTDAVKALHEAELALTRDGASVIFYPEGTCTRDPNLWPMTAKTGVARLALTTGVPVVPVAHWGEQHIMPYGTKKVRLFPRKRVEFLAGPPVDLSRFRDQPLTGTVLREATEAIMADITALQARIRGEEPPAVPYDPRKARAAAAGSEERPPVEGGTAAAADSTAPADDQAGAKSDNGGNSVGA encoded by the coding sequence GTGGCCAAGCAACGAGAATCCCGGTGGGTGAAAGCGGTCGTCTCCCGGATCGTCCGGTTCGTCCTGTGGTTCGTGACCAAGCCGGACTGGAGGGGCACCGAGCACGTCCCCGCCAAGGGCGGCGCGATCATCGCCCTCAACCACCTGTCCCTCGCGGACCCGCTGACGGTCGCCCACTTCCTCTACATCGGCGCCCGGCGCTGGCCGACCTTCACCATGAAGGAGGGGGTCATGCGCATCCCCGTGGTGAGCGCGGTGGCCAGGAGCACCGGCCAGATCCCCGTCAAGCGCGGCAGCACCGACGCCGTCAAGGCGCTCCACGAGGCCGAGCTGGCGCTCACCCGGGACGGGGCCTCGGTGATCTTCTACCCCGAGGGCACCTGCACCCGGGACCCGAACCTGTGGCCGATGACCGCCAAGACCGGCGTGGCGCGCCTGGCCCTCACCACGGGCGTGCCCGTGGTCCCGGTTGCGCACTGGGGCGAGCAGCACATCATGCCCTACGGCACCAAGAAGGTCAGGCTGTTCCCGCGCAAGCGCGTGGAGTTCCTGGCCGGACCGCCCGTGGACCTGTCCCGGTTCCGGGACCAGCCGCTGACCGGAACGGTCCTGCGGGAGGCCACCGAGGCGATCATGGCCGACATCACCGCCCTCCAGGCGCGGATCCGCGGCGAGGAGCCGCCCGCGGTCCCCTACGACCCCAGGAAGGCGCGGGCCGCGGCCGCCGGGAGCGAGGAGCGGCCCCCCGTGGAGGGCGGCACGGCCGCCGCGGCGGACAGCACGGCGCCGGCCGACGACCAGGCCGGGGCGAAGAGCGACAACGGCGGGAACAGCGTGGGGGCATGA
- a CDS encoding NAD(P)H-dependent glycerol-3-phosphate dehydrogenase, giving the protein MGSDDVRIAVLGAGSWGTVFANIIADAADLTRERRPDGPAAEVVLWGRRSSVVDAVNETSQNPDYFPGIALNPRLRATTDAPKALAEADVVVLAVPSQTLRANLVDWRPHLREDAVVVSLMKGVELGTRMRVSQIIAEVLEYSEERIAVVSGPNLAREIAERQPATAVVACPHEPTAVRLQSLFRSAYFRPYTSTDLVGVEIGGAMKNVIGLAVGVAEGMGFGDNTKASLITRGLAETTRLAVALGADEHTLSGLAGMGDLVATCSSPLSRNRTFGEKLGAGKTLEQVVAETKQTAEGVKSSESVLELGWAHGVDMPITEAVVKMMHHDLSPAEALAAFMARSAKPERYGV; this is encoded by the coding sequence ATGGGTAGCGACGACGTGAGGATCGCCGTTCTCGGCGCGGGATCGTGGGGCACCGTGTTCGCGAACATCATCGCGGACGCGGCCGACCTGACCAGGGAACGCCGTCCGGACGGCCCCGCCGCCGAGGTGGTCCTGTGGGGGCGGCGGTCCTCGGTGGTCGACGCGGTCAACGAGACCTCGCAGAACCCCGACTACTTCCCCGGGATCGCCCTCAACCCGCGCCTGCGCGCCACCACCGACGCCCCCAAGGCGCTGGCGGAGGCCGACGTGGTGGTGCTGGCGGTGCCGTCGCAGACGCTGCGGGCCAACCTCGTGGACTGGCGCCCCCACCTGCGCGAGGACGCGGTGGTCGTCAGCCTCATGAAGGGTGTGGAACTGGGCACCCGCATGCGGGTGAGCCAGATCATCGCCGAGGTCCTGGAGTACTCCGAGGAGCGCATCGCGGTCGTCTCGGGCCCCAACCTGGCCCGCGAGATCGCCGAGCGCCAGCCCGCCACCGCCGTGGTCGCCTGCCCGCACGAGCCGACGGCCGTGCGGCTCCAGAGCCTGTTCAGGTCGGCCTACTTCCGCCCCTACACCAGCACCGACCTGGTCGGGGTGGAGATCGGCGGCGCGATGAAGAACGTGATCGGCCTGGCCGTCGGCGTGGCCGAGGGCATGGGCTTCGGGGACAACACCAAGGCGTCCCTCATCACCCGCGGCCTGGCCGAGACCACGCGCCTGGCGGTGGCCCTGGGCGCGGACGAGCACACCCTGTCCGGCCTGGCCGGGATGGGTGACCTGGTCGCGACATGCTCGTCGCCGCTGTCGCGAAACCGGACTTTCGGTGAGAAACTGGGCGCTGGTAAAACCCTCGAACAGGTCGTCGCGGAGACCAAGCAGACGGCCGAGGGGGTCAAGTCCTCCGAGTCCGTCCTGGAACTCGGATGGGCCCACGGGGTCGACATGCCGATCACCGAGGCCGTCGTCAAGATGATGCACCACGACCTGAGCCCGGCCGAGGCGCTGGCCGCCTTCATGGCGCGCAGCGCCAAGCCCGAGCGCTACGGGGTCTGA
- a CDS encoding HU family DNA-binding protein codes for MNKRDLIDAISDRLGDKKTATEAVNAVLDTIQATVASGDKVAITGFGVFEKSERAARTARNPATGATINVPASFVPKFRAGADFKALVNGDKK; via the coding sequence ATGAACAAGCGTGACCTGATCGACGCGATCTCCGATCGGCTCGGAGACAAGAAGACCGCGACCGAAGCGGTCAACGCTGTGCTTGACACCATTCAGGCCACCGTGGCGTCGGGCGACAAGGTCGCCATCACCGGCTTCGGTGTTTTCGAGAAGTCCGAGCGCGCGGCCCGCACGGCCCGCAACCCCGCCACCGGCGCCACCATCAACGTCCCCGCGAGCTTCGTTCCGAAGTTCCGCGCTGGCGCTGACTTCAAGGCTCTGGTCAACGGCGACAAGAAGTAA
- a CDS encoding trans-sulfuration enzyme family protein, with translation MSHTPGSAAGAGAEGEYTRAVSLPQAPVPAERPMRMPVHRATTYAFDTSQEYADVLAGTRPGYSYARIDSPTVDAFADAVAALEGAGVPGPVRGQAFSSGMGALSTVFMALTEAGSHVVASQSIYGNTHSLLDRLLRRFGVRTDFVDITDLDAVRAAVGPDTRMVFTETLSNPTMTVSDLPELARISHEVGAALVVDSTFASPAVCRPLEHGADVVVHSATKYIGGHSDTTGGVAVASPDLIGRIRSARVDLGPCLAPDEAYLLHRGLETLPLRVQRQCESAAALAAALEGHPLVERVDHPSLASHPQSALADKLFDRGRYGAVVTVHPRGGREAGMAFADRLRVATIAASLGGTHTLAGHVASTSHRSMSERELAAAGISPGAVRFSVGLEDPRDLVEDALAALGGDS, from the coding sequence ATGTCACACACACCAGGGTCCGCGGCGGGAGCCGGGGCCGAGGGCGAGTACACGCGGGCGGTCTCCCTCCCGCAGGCGCCGGTTCCCGCCGAGCGCCCGATGCGCATGCCCGTCCACCGGGCCACCACCTACGCGTTCGACACCTCCCAGGAGTACGCGGACGTGCTGGCGGGCACCCGGCCGGGCTACTCCTACGCGCGCATCGACAGCCCCACCGTGGACGCGTTCGCCGACGCCGTCGCGGCCCTGGAGGGCGCCGGTGTACCGGGTCCGGTGCGCGGACAGGCCTTCTCCTCGGGCATGGGCGCGCTCAGCACGGTGTTCATGGCGCTGACCGAGGCCGGGTCGCACGTGGTGGCCTCACAGTCCATCTACGGCAACACCCACTCGCTGCTGGACCGGCTGCTGCGCCGGTTCGGCGTGCGCACCGACTTCGTGGACATCACCGACCTCGACGCCGTGCGCGCCGCCGTGGGACCCGACACCCGGATGGTGTTCACCGAGACGCTGTCCAACCCCACCATGACCGTCTCCGACCTGCCCGAGCTGGCACGGATCTCCCACGAAGTCGGCGCCGCCCTGGTGGTGGACTCCACCTTCGCCTCCCCGGCCGTGTGCCGACCGCTGGAGCACGGCGCCGACGTGGTCGTGCACTCGGCCACCAAGTACATCGGAGGCCACAGCGACACCACCGGTGGCGTGGCCGTGGCCTCGCCCGACCTGATCGGGCGCATCCGCTCCGCGCGCGTGGACCTGGGCCCCTGCCTGGCCCCCGACGAGGCCTACCTGCTGCACCGGGGGCTGGAGACGCTGCCGCTGCGGGTGCAGCGCCAGTGCGAGAGCGCGGCGGCCCTCGCCGCGGCACTGGAGGGACACCCCCTGGTGGAGCGGGTGGACCACCCCTCGCTGGCCTCCCACCCCCAGTCGGCGCTCGCCGACAAGCTGTTCGACCGCGGCCGCTACGGCGCGGTCGTGACCGTGCACCCGCGCGGCGGACGCGAGGCCGGGATGGCCTTCGCCGACCGGTTGCGCGTGGCCACCATCGCCGCCTCGCTGGGCGGCACGCACACGCTCGCCGGACACGTCGCCTCCACGTCGCACCGCAGCATGAGCGAGCGGGAACTGGCCGCCGCGGGCATCTCCCCGGGGGCGGTGCGCTTCTCCGTCGGCCTGGAGGACCCCCGTGACCTCGTCGAGGACGCCCTGGCGGCCCTCGGCGGGGACAGCTGA
- a CDS encoding RNA ligase family protein, whose product MTAPDLRALDLSVLNSATKYPSIPTYHTLDPKNGGLLEEATAFTGDVVLTEKVDGANARIVSFPSGDYVLGSREELLYARGDLIGNPALGIVEALRALADRITPPMTGIAVHYLEVYGGKVTAASREYTGDRAVGYRMFDSAAVTAEVLSRQRQEISAWREGGGQGFLPEDALSLLAEREGIELTPRLATVPADKLPQGVAETSEFIAEHLPGTRVALDGGAGGRAEGIVLRTTDRSVIAKARFQDYRRTLKRRSQRGG is encoded by the coding sequence ATGACCGCCCCCGACCTGCGCGCGCTCGACCTGTCCGTTCTCAACTCCGCCACCAAGTACCCCAGCATCCCCACCTACCACACCCTCGACCCCAAGAACGGGGGACTGCTGGAGGAGGCCACCGCCTTCACCGGCGACGTCGTGTTGACCGAGAAGGTGGATGGGGCGAATGCCCGTATTGTCTCCTTTCCTTCCGGGGACTACGTGCTGGGCAGCCGCGAGGAGCTGCTGTACGCCAGGGGCGACCTGATCGGGAACCCCGCCCTGGGCATCGTCGAGGCCCTGCGCGCCCTGGCCGACCGGATCACCCCTCCGATGACCGGGATCGCCGTCCACTACCTGGAGGTGTACGGGGGCAAGGTCACCGCGGCCAGCCGCGAGTACACCGGCGACCGCGCCGTCGGGTACCGGATGTTCGACTCGGCGGCCGTCACGGCCGAGGTGCTGTCCCGGCAGCGTCAGGAGATCTCCGCCTGGCGCGAGGGCGGGGGCCAGGGCTTCCTCCCCGAGGACGCGCTCTCCCTGCTCGCCGAGCGCGAGGGGATCGAGCTCACACCCCGGCTCGCCACCGTGCCCGCCGACAAGCTTCCCCAAGGCGTCGCCGAGACCTCGGAGTTCATCGCCGAACACCTGCCGGGCACCCGGGTGGCGCTGGACGGGGGCGCTGGCGGCCGGGCGGAGGGGATCGTACTGCGCACCACGGACCGGTCGGTGATCGCCAAAGCCCGCTTCCAGGACTACCGGCGCACGCTCAAGCGCCGGTCCCAGCGCGGAGGATGA